The window CGGCATGCTTGTTTCAAAATTATCCTTTACCACGATCCTGCTCCGGTCCATTTCCAGTGATGCCCCTTCCTCCAGCAGGCCGTCTGTATTGGGAATGCGCCCCACGGCAGAAAGCAGGTATGGCGTCTTTAAAACCTCAATTTTTTCTTTATCCTTTGCCATCTCTCCATAGGTGCAGATAAAATCCCGGCCCTCCTTTTCAATTTTCCGCACAAATGCTTTGGTATGAATGTCAACGCCTCTTTTTTTCAAAATCAGCTTTAAATTCTGTGAGATTTCTTTATCCAGGCCAGGCAGAAGCCTGTCTTCCGCTTCCAGTAATGTAACCTTGGAACCAAAGGAAGAGAATACGGTGGCAAACTCCACTCCTATGACCCCGCCGCCTATGATCAGCAGGCTCTCCGGCACGTGATCAAGCTGAAACAGCTCATCGCTGGTCATAACTCCAGGAAGACGGATTCCTTCAATAGGCGGCAGAGAAGGCTTGGAGCCTGTTGCCAGCAGGATATGTTTTGCCTGAAGGATTTCTTCGCCTTCCTCTGTCCTGATCCTGACCCTTCCATCCTTTGTCAGTGTTCCGGTTCCCTGGATCCGCTTTACTTTATTTCCCTTAAGGAGCTGTTCCACTCCCAGTCTGAGACTTTCGGAAGTTTCATTTTTATAGGACATCACTTTGCCGTAATCATAGGTCACCTCTTTTGAAATGATTCCAAACCGTTCTCCGGACAGGACCTCCTGATACAATTTGGCAGCGTGCAGCATGGCTTTTGCGGGAACGCAGCCCCGGTTTAGGCAGGTTCCGCCCACCTCCCGTTTTTCAATAACAGCAGTCTTCATTCCCAGCTTTGCAGCCTTAATGGCCGCCACATATCCTCCGGGGCCTGCACCAATAACAAGCAGATCGTATATTTCCTCCATCCTATCCCTCCCTGGCTTTTATAATTCTGCAGCAGCAAAAAACTCTCTTAGGTCATTTATCATGATCGACTGGGCCTGGGTCTTTGCAGGCACCTGATCCAGTTTATTACAGATATCCTGGTTCTCATATTTGCTTCCCTTTAAATACTTTGGGATCCGGTCCACAAGATCCGGCTCCATGGAATCCGAAAACAATTGGAGATCCTGTATGATCCCGCAGTTAACCTGGAACTGCCAGATCACATTTCCCCATACAAACCGCTTTGACAGCTCATACTGAAAATCCATGGTGCGTCCATACAGCCAATCCCAGGAAGAAAACTTCTTTCTTCCCTGGGCCAGCGCTTCCTGGTCTAAATCCTCCTGGCTGCAGAAAACCGCCTTGCATCCATAGATTTCTTCAAATGCCTCCAAAAGCTTTTCCTTCAGCATATCAATGGTAAGGCCGGCCTGATATTCAGAAAGATTGGTTACCCTGGCCTTAACGGAATCCACTCCTTTTAATTCCAGCTTATCCTTTGAAACCTGTAAGTATTTAGAAAGCTTCTCCATATCTGCATGAACCA of the Lacrimispora indolis DSM 755 genome contains:
- the lpdA gene encoding dihydrolipoyl dehydrogenase — encoded protein: MEEIYDLLVIGAGPGGYVAAIKAAKLGMKTAVIEKREVGGTCLNRGCVPAKAMLHAAKLYQEVLSGERFGIISKEVTYDYGKVMSYKNETSESLRLGVEQLLKGNKVKRIQGTGTLTKDGRVRIRTEEGEEILQAKHILLATGSKPSLPPIEGIRLPGVMTSDELFQLDHVPESLLIIGGGVIGVEFATVFSSFGSKVTLLEAEDRLLPGLDKEISQNLKLILKKRGVDIHTKAFVRKIEKEGRDFICTYGEMAKDKEKIEVLKTPYLLSAVGRIPNTDGLLEEGASLEMDRSRIVVKDNFETSMPGVFAIGDVIGGIQLAHAASSQGICAVEQMNGKEPTIDLSAVPSCVYFDPEIACVGITEDEAKEKGIETLTGKFLTHGNSKSFITKEERGFVKVVTDKETGVLLGAQMMCARATDMIGEMGTAITNKLTAEQLLKAMRAHPTYNESVGEALEECIGGAIHALPRR
- a CDS encoding lipoate--protein ligase — translated: MIQEIKYVNGSSHDPYLNLAIEEYLLESVSRDTCILYLWQNENTVVIGKNQNPWKECRILDLEQAGGHLVRRLSGGGAVFHDLGNLNFTFLVHKDHYDLDKQLEVILRAVKKLGIHGEKSGRNDITVSGRKFSGNAFYTRGEKCYHHGTLLVHADMEKLSKYLQVSKDKLELKGVDSVKARVTNLSEYQAGLTIDMLKEKLLEAFEEIYGCKAVFCSQEDLDQEALAQGRKKFSSWDWLYGRTMDFQYELSKRFVWGNVIWQFQVNCGIIQDLQLFSDSMEPDLVDRIPKYLKGSKYENQDICNKLDQVPAKTQAQSIMINDLREFFAAAEL